One Streptosporangiales bacterium genomic region harbors:
- a CDS encoding Asp/Glu racemase, with product MAFGTVQITRDLVPQHGIGIVTPYDFALDREVWRWVPDDVSLYVTRTPRLAVPVTVEMARLVSETSIVQSGTAEVLTAEPEVVAYLCTSGSFVGGMDGERELREAMSATGAPAALTASGALLEALELLGVHRLAVATPYVESMTVKLHDFLGEAGVTVTSSAHLGLLDHIWHVPYGEVAQLAIAADHPDAEAIFLSCTNLPTYDAIAPLEQALGKPVLSANQVTMWAALRACGIHPEPNGQRLFA from the coding sequence GTGGCCTTCGGCACCGTACAGATCACCCGAGACCTCGTGCCGCAGCACGGGATCGGCATCGTGACGCCGTACGACTTCGCGCTCGACCGCGAGGTCTGGCGCTGGGTCCCCGACGACGTCTCGCTCTACGTCACCCGCACGCCGCGGCTCGCCGTGCCCGTCACCGTCGAGATGGCCCGGCTGGTGAGCGAGACGAGCATCGTCCAGTCGGGGACGGCGGAGGTGCTCACCGCCGAACCGGAGGTCGTGGCCTACCTGTGCACGTCCGGCAGCTTCGTCGGCGGCATGGACGGCGAGCGCGAGCTGCGCGAGGCGATGTCGGCCACCGGCGCTCCCGCCGCGCTGACCGCGTCGGGCGCACTGCTCGAGGCGCTGGAGCTGCTGGGGGTGCACCGCCTCGCGGTCGCCACGCCGTACGTCGAGAGCATGACCGTGAAACTGCACGACTTCCTCGGCGAGGCAGGCGTCACCGTCACCTCCAGTGCGCACCTCGGCCTGCTCGACCACATCTGGCACGTGCCGTACGGCGAGGTCGCCCAGCTCGCGATCGCCGCCGACCACCCCGACGCCGAGGCGATCTTCCTCAGCTGCACCAACCTGCCCACATACGACGCCATCGCCCCGCTGGAGCAGGCGCTCGGCAAGCCGGTGCTGTCGGCCAACCAGGTCACCATGTGGGCCGCGCTGCGCGCCTGCGGCATCCACCCGGAGCCCAACGGCCAGCGCCTCTTCGCCTGA
- a CDS encoding amidase, translating to MSPRKDELAFHTATELVAAYERKELSPVEATTAVLERIEAVDGTLNAFCVVDRDGALAAAKESEERWQRGEPSGPVDGVPTSIKDMFLTRGWPTLRGSRTVEPDQEWAVDAPSVARLRAAGAVLVGKTTTPELGWKGVTDNTLSGVTRNPWDPTRTPGGSSGGSSAAVAAGMGQLSVGTDGGGSVRIPGAFAGIFAMKPTYGRIPLYPPSPFGTLSHAGPMTWTVDDGALLLDVISAPDARDWSALSPPAASFLGAIGGGIAGRRVAFSLDLGFVDVHPEVADLVRTAVGALVEAGADVEERDPGFADPVEAFSVLWYAGAAKFVEPLTDEQRALLDPGLREITAQGATYSALDYLEATAQRMSLGVAMGEFHETYDLLVTPTVPIPAFTAGREVPEDWTESRWTSWTPFTYPFNLTQQPAATVPCGFTSGGLPVGLQIVGARHADALVLAAAKAFQEARPWTATRPQL from the coding sequence ATGTCGCCTCGTAAGGACGAGCTCGCCTTCCACACCGCCACCGAGCTGGTGGCGGCGTACGAGCGGAAGGAGCTCTCGCCCGTCGAGGCGACCACCGCCGTGCTCGAACGCATCGAGGCGGTCGACGGCACCCTCAACGCGTTCTGCGTCGTCGACCGCGACGGCGCGCTCGCTGCCGCGAAGGAGTCGGAGGAGCGCTGGCAGCGCGGCGAGCCGAGCGGTCCAGTCGACGGCGTCCCGACCTCGATCAAGGACATGTTCCTCACCCGCGGCTGGCCGACGCTGCGCGGCTCGCGCACCGTCGAGCCCGACCAGGAGTGGGCGGTCGACGCGCCGTCGGTCGCGCGGCTGCGTGCCGCCGGCGCGGTCCTCGTCGGCAAGACGACGACGCCCGAGCTCGGCTGGAAGGGCGTCACCGACAACACGTTGAGCGGCGTGACCAGGAACCCGTGGGACCCCACCCGCACGCCAGGCGGCTCCAGCGGCGGCAGCTCCGCGGCGGTGGCCGCGGGCATGGGGCAGCTGTCGGTCGGCACCGACGGCGGCGGGTCGGTGCGCATCCCCGGCGCGTTCGCCGGGATCTTCGCGATGAAGCCGACGTACGGCCGCATCCCGCTCTATCCGCCGAGCCCGTTCGGCACGCTGTCGCATGCCGGGCCGATGACGTGGACGGTCGACGACGGCGCGCTCCTGCTCGACGTCATCAGCGCTCCCGACGCGCGCGACTGGTCGGCGCTGTCGCCGCCCGCGGCCTCGTTCCTCGGCGCGATCGGCGGTGGGATCGCGGGCAGGCGCGTCGCGTTCAGCCTCGACCTCGGCTTCGTCGACGTCCATCCCGAGGTCGCCGACCTCGTCCGCACGGCGGTCGGTGCCCTGGTCGAGGCGGGCGCCGACGTCGAGGAGCGCGACCCGGGCTTCGCCGACCCGGTCGAGGCGTTCAGCGTGCTCTGGTACGCGGGCGCGGCGAAGTTCGTCGAGCCGCTGACCGACGAGCAGCGCGCCCTGCTCGACCCCGGCCTGCGCGAGATCACCGCCCAGGGCGCCACGTACTCCGCGCTCGACTACCTAGAGGCCACGGCTCAGCGGATGTCGCTCGGGGTGGCGATGGGCGAGTTCCACGAGACGTACGACCTGCTGGTGACCCCGACCGTGCCGATCCCGGCGTTCACCGCGGGCCGCGAGGTGCCCGAGGACTGGACCGAGTCGCGCTGGACGAGCTGGACGCCGTTCACCTACCCGTTCAACCTCACCCAGCAGCCGGCCGCGACCGTGCCGTGCGGCTTCACCTCGGGTGGCCTGCCCGTCGGCCTGCAGATCGTCGGTGCCCGCCACGCCGACGCCCTCGTGCTCGCCGCCGCCAAGGCCTTCCAGGAGGCCCGCCCGTGGACGGCCACCCGCCCCCAACTGTGA
- a CDS encoding D-2-hydroxyacid dehydrogenase, whose amino-acid sequence MAEVEALCEVRYASAVELPTALAGADVLFMWDFLSRALERAWPSADRLRWIHQAGAGVDRILLPGVVESDVVVTNSRNVFDRSIAEYVLGLVLAFAKDTARTLDLQRRHTWRHRDTEMVDGRNAVVVGVGPIGRETARLLRGVGMSVRGVGRTARAGDGDFGEIVASADLHVTLRDADYVVIAAPLTESTTGMFDAAAFEAMRPTARLVNIGRGEIVVERELVDALASGRIAGAALDVFETEPLPDDSPLWDMPNVVVSPHMSADFVGWLDALAEVFVDNFRRWHAGEPLRNVVDKELGYVAS is encoded by the coding sequence ATGGCCGAGGTCGAAGCGCTCTGCGAGGTACGTTACGCCTCCGCGGTGGAGCTGCCCACCGCCCTGGCCGGCGCGGACGTCCTGTTCATGTGGGACTTCCTCTCTCGCGCGCTGGAGCGGGCCTGGCCGTCCGCCGACCGGCTCCGCTGGATCCACCAGGCCGGTGCCGGCGTCGACCGGATCCTCCTGCCCGGCGTGGTCGAGAGCGACGTCGTGGTCACGAACTCGCGCAACGTGTTCGACCGGTCGATCGCGGAGTACGTCCTCGGCCTGGTGCTCGCGTTCGCCAAGGACACCGCGCGCACCCTGGACCTGCAGCGCAGGCACACCTGGCGGCACAGGGACACCGAGATGGTCGACGGGCGCAATGCCGTCGTCGTCGGCGTCGGGCCGATCGGCCGCGAGACCGCGCGGCTGCTCCGTGGCGTCGGGATGTCGGTCCGCGGCGTCGGGCGTACGGCACGGGCCGGCGACGGCGACTTCGGCGAGATCGTCGCGTCCGCGGACCTGCACGTCACCCTGCGCGACGCCGACTACGTCGTCATCGCCGCTCCGCTCACCGAGAGCACGACGGGCATGTTCGACGCGGCCGCGTTCGAGGCGATGCGGCCGACCGCGCGCCTGGTCAACATCGGCAGGGGTGAGATCGTGGTCGAACGCGAGCTCGTCGATGCGCTCGCGTCGGGGCGCATCGCCGGCGCGGCGCTCGACGTCTTCGAGACCGAGCCGCTGCCCGACGACTCGCCCCTGTGGGACATGCCGAACGTCGTCGTCTCGCCGCACATGTCGGCGGACTTCGTCGGCTGGCTCGACGCGCTCGCGGAGGTGTTCGTGGACAACTTCCGCCGGTGGCACGCCGGCGAGCCGTTGCGCAACGTCGTCGACAAGGAGCTGGGATATGTCGCCTCGTAA